Proteins encoded by one window of Streptomyces clavuligerus:
- a CDS encoding ABC transporter ATP-binding protein, translating to MTTDQYVITVDELRRRYAGGFEAVSGITFSVARGEIFALLGTNGAGKTSTVELLEGLAEPASGTVRVLGHDPYRERSAVRPRIGVMLQEGGFPSDLTAAETARMWSGCTSGARPVGEALELVGLGHRADVRVKQLSGGERRRLDLALALLGRPEVLFLDEPTTGLDAEGRRDTWDLVRALRDTGTTVLLTTHYLEEAEALADRLAIMHRGRIVASGTPAEVTASRPARIRFELPHGVQPGRLPLALRAAADGRRIEIRTHQLQEALTELLRWAEREGVALAALDARSASLEEAFLEIAQTELDMSTGTATGMAGAGR from the coding sequence ATGACCACAGACCAGTACGTGATCACGGTGGACGAGCTGCGGCGGAGGTACGCGGGCGGCTTCGAGGCCGTGAGCGGGATCACTTTCTCCGTGGCGCGCGGCGAGATCTTCGCCCTCCTCGGGACCAACGGCGCGGGCAAGACCTCCACCGTCGAACTGCTGGAAGGTCTCGCGGAGCCCGCGTCCGGCACCGTACGGGTGCTCGGACACGACCCGTACCGCGAGCGGAGCGCCGTACGGCCCCGGATCGGGGTGATGCTCCAGGAGGGCGGCTTCCCCTCCGATCTGACCGCGGCCGAGACCGCGCGCATGTGGTCGGGGTGCACCAGCGGGGCGCGCCCGGTCGGTGAGGCGCTGGAGCTGGTGGGGCTCGGCCATCGCGCCGACGTCCGCGTCAAACAGCTCTCCGGCGGTGAGCGGCGGCGGCTCGATCTGGCGCTGGCCCTGCTCGGGCGGCCCGAGGTGCTCTTCCTGGACGAACCCACCACCGGACTCGACGCCGAAGGGCGCCGCGACACCTGGGACTTGGTGCGGGCGCTGCGCGACACCGGCACCACCGTGCTGCTGACCACGCACTACCTGGAGGAGGCCGAGGCGCTGGCCGACCGGCTGGCGATCATGCACCGGGGCCGGATCGTGGCCTCGGGCACCCCGGCGGAGGTCACCGCGTCCCGGCCGGCCCGGATCCGGTTCGAGCTGCCCCACGGGGTGCAGCCCGGCCGGCTGCCGCTCGCCCTGCGCGCCGCGGCCGACGGTCGGCGGATCGAGATCCGGACCCATCAGCTCCAGGAGGCGCTGACCGAGCTGCTGCGGTGGGCGGAGCGGGAGGGCGTGGCGCTGGCGGCGCTGGACGCCCGGTCCGCCTCGCTGGAAGAGGCGTTCCTGGAGATCGCGCAGACGGAACTGGACATGAGCACGGGCACGGCGACGGGGATGGCGGGGGCAGGACGATGA
- a CDS encoding ABC transporter permease — protein sequence MTTANSTAGARGKRGGAAGTTAAGRLAALGRAELTLLVRNRTALLMALLMPLVMVFAAQGSLERIDPEKSGMSIAEASMTAGIGMVLILVVHVNLVSAYTARREELVLKRLRTGEVTDREILAGTALPAVGIALAQCALLVVAGVAAMDLGAPARADLLLAGIALGVVVCVALAAVTSAFTRTVESAQITTMPMFLISLGGSGLLVPLSVMPPTMERICEILPLTGVMTLVRAGWLGGVDSRDLTVAAVGALVWTAVSVFAVQRWFRWEPRR from the coding sequence ATGACGACAGCGAACAGCACGGCGGGAGCCCGCGGGAAGCGCGGCGGGGCCGCCGGGACCACCGCAGCGGGCCGGCTCGCCGCCCTCGGACGGGCCGAGTTGACCCTCCTCGTCCGCAACCGCACCGCGCTTCTGATGGCGCTGCTGATGCCGCTGGTGATGGTGTTCGCCGCCCAGGGCTCCCTGGAGCGGATCGACCCGGAGAAGTCCGGCATGAGCATCGCCGAGGCGTCGATGACCGCCGGGATCGGCATGGTCCTGATCCTGGTGGTCCATGTGAACCTGGTCTCCGCCTACACCGCCCGCCGGGAGGAACTGGTCCTCAAGCGGCTGCGCACCGGTGAGGTGACGGACCGCGAGATCCTGGCCGGGACCGCGCTGCCCGCCGTCGGCATCGCGCTGGCGCAGTGCGCGCTGCTGGTCGTGGCCGGAGTCGCCGCCATGGACCTCGGCGCGCCCGCACGGGCCGATCTGCTGCTCGCCGGGATCGCCCTGGGCGTCGTCGTGTGCGTCGCGCTGGCCGCGGTGACCTCCGCCTTCACCCGGACCGTGGAGAGTGCCCAGATCACCACGATGCCGATGTTCCTGATCTCCCTCGGCGGCTCCGGCCTGCTCGTCCCGCTCTCGGTGATGCCGCCGACGATGGAGCGGATCTGCGAAATCCTCCCGCTCACCGGGGTGATGACCCTTGTCCGGGCGGGCTGGCTCGGGGGCGTGGACAGCCGGGACCTCACGGTCGCGGCGGTGGGCGCCTTGGTCTGGACGGCGGTCTCGGTGTTTGCTGTGCAGCGGTGGTTCCGCTGGGAGCCCCGACGCTGA
- a CDS encoding histone-like nucleoid-structuring protein Lsr2 codes for MAQRVVVTLSDDIDGGEAAETVRFGLDGKTYEIDLNPANAKKLRKALAPYMAAGRKQAGAQGRRPRAAAYTHTALEPAPAAVRAWAQSNKMDVPARGRIPKAVYEAFRKAS; via the coding sequence GTGGCGCAGCGAGTAGTGGTCACACTCTCCGACGACATCGACGGCGGAGAAGCAGCGGAAACGGTCAGGTTCGGCCTGGACGGGAAGACGTACGAGATCGACCTCAATCCCGCCAATGCCAAGAAACTGCGCAAGGCCCTGGCGCCGTACATGGCGGCGGGCCGGAAGCAGGCCGGGGCACAGGGGCGGCGCCCGCGTGCCGCCGCCTACACGCACACCGCGCTGGAGCCCGCCCCGGCGGCGGTCCGCGCCTGGGCGCAGTCCAACAAGATGGACGTGCCGGCCCGGGGGCGTATCCCCAAGGCGGTCTACGAGGCGTTCCGCAAGGCGAGTTGA
- a CDS encoding M23 family metallopeptidase — protein MEERAAATPRTGRKALMVLYRTTGRLFAVLIVCDLLTGLPVPWWTVVAAGTAMFGSGLVATRRAAREHAAAERPAAVETGPPVLGRWSATNSPADTVPSHGTHVYGQTYAIDLTAEPEPERGPAEGAEGGSTRPGFSPLWPLVRRNSAFPAFGEPLYAVADATVVHASDRQRDHLSRTSLPMLAYLMLLEAPARDIGGPGLIVGNHVVLDLGDGTYALYAHLRRGSLLVKEGDRVRAGQPLARVGNSGNSTEPHVHFHLMDGTDLDTARGVPFRWRGVGVPAAKEFFTVDESLLTRDGG, from the coding sequence ATGGAGGAGCGCGCGGCAGCGACACCGAGGACGGGCCGCAAGGCGCTGATGGTCCTGTACCGGACCACCGGCAGGCTCTTCGCCGTGCTGATCGTCTGCGACCTGCTCACCGGTCTGCCCGTCCCCTGGTGGACGGTGGTGGCCGCGGGGACGGCGATGTTCGGCTCCGGCCTGGTCGCGACCCGGCGGGCCGCCCGGGAGCACGCCGCGGCGGAGCGCCCCGCCGCCGTGGAGACCGGACCGCCGGTCCTGGGCCGCTGGTCCGCGACGAACAGTCCGGCCGACACCGTCCCGAGCCATGGCACCCATGTCTACGGGCAGACCTACGCCATCGATCTGACGGCCGAACCGGAGCCGGAGCGCGGCCCCGCGGAGGGAGCGGAGGGCGGGAGCACCCGGCCCGGGTTCTCCCCGCTGTGGCCCCTGGTCCGGCGCAACTCCGCCTTCCCCGCCTTCGGCGAGCCGCTGTACGCGGTGGCCGACGCCACCGTCGTCCACGCGTCCGACCGGCAGCGCGACCATCTCAGCCGCACCTCGCTGCCGATGCTGGCCTATCTGATGCTGCTGGAGGCACCGGCCCGTGACATCGGCGGTCCGGGCCTGATCGTCGGCAACCATGTGGTCCTGGACCTGGGGGACGGGACCTACGCCCTGTACGCCCATCTCCGGCGCGGCTCCCTGCTGGTCAAGGAGGGGGACCGGGTCCGCGCGGGCCAGCCGCTCGCCCGCGTCGGGAACTCGGGCAACTCCACCGAGCCGCATGTCCACTTCCATCTGATGGACGGCACGGACCTGGACACCGCCCGGGGCGTCCCCTTCCGCTGGCGCGGGGTGGGCGTCCCCGCCGCGAAGGAGTTCTTCACCGTCGACGAGTCGCTGCTGACCCGGGACGGCGGGTGA
- a CDS encoding maleylpyruvate isomerase family mycothiol-dependent enzyme — MPPAKRARVHDFARTRTAVLAQSAALREGIGTLTPGQLALPTRLGEWTVRELVAHLALVLGSVARGLALPAPPKAELSLPEWALRTGSVADAVDERVRTFVNELNELNELNEVNGAGTADGTGEAGGGVVQEYRRAADRLEQALAGVVDGERPTQIRPASMRLVDVLVTRCVELIVHTDDLNAATGLELPYDRQALAATTRALADALAVKAPGGAVEVRIPPFAVVQCVEGPRHTRGTPPNVVETDPLTWARLATGRLAWAPAVDAARVAASGERADLTELLPVLS; from the coding sequence ATGCCCCCGGCCAAACGCGCCCGCGTCCACGACTTCGCCCGGACCCGTACCGCCGTGCTCGCGCAGAGCGCGGCGCTGCGGGAGGGCATCGGCACCCTCACCCCCGGACAACTCGCCCTGCCCACCCGGCTGGGCGAGTGGACCGTCCGGGAGCTGGTCGCCCATCTCGCCCTGGTGCTCGGGTCCGTGGCCCGGGGCCTCGCGCTGCCCGCGCCGCCGAAGGCGGAGCTGAGCCTGCCGGAGTGGGCCCTTCGCACCGGCTCGGTGGCGGACGCGGTGGACGAGCGCGTACGGACGTTCGTGAACGAGTTGAACGAGTTGAATGAATTGAACGAGGTGAACGGGGCAGGCACGGCGGATGGGACGGGTGAGGCGGGCGGCGGCGTCGTCCAGGAGTACCGCCGGGCGGCCGACCGGCTGGAACAGGCCCTGGCCGGGGTGGTGGACGGCGAGCGGCCGACACAGATCCGCCCGGCGTCCATGCGTCTCGTGGACGTCCTCGTCACCCGCTGTGTGGAGCTGATCGTCCACACCGACGACCTCAACGCCGCGACCGGTCTTGAGCTTCCGTACGACCGCCAGGCGCTCGCCGCCACCACCCGGGCGCTCGCCGACGCCCTGGCGGTGAAGGCCCCCGGCGGGGCGGTGGAGGTGCGGATTCCGCCGTTCGCGGTGGTGCAGTGCGTCGAAGGGCCCCGGCATACGCGGGGCACCCCGCCGAACGTCGTGGAGACCGATCCGCTGACCTGGGCACGGCTCGCCACCGGGCGGCTCGCCTGGGCCCCGGCCGTCGACGCCGCGCGGGTCGCCGCGAGCGGTGAGCGGGCCGATCTGACGGAGCTGCTGCCGGTCCTGAGCTGA
- the purQ gene encoding phosphoribosylformylglycinamidine synthase subunit PurQ, producing the protein MTVTTTPGGAPSGNTRIGVVTFPGTLDDRDTLRAVRLAGAEPVPLWHRDKDLKQVDAVVLPGGFSYGDYLRAGAISRFSPVMETVIDQARAGMPVLGICNGFQVLTETHLLPGAMLRNNHLHFVCRNQRLRVENADTAWTSDYEQGQEISVPLKNIDGRYVADERVLDELEAEGRVVFRYRDLNPNGSLRDIAGITNAEGNVVGLMPHPEHAVEPLIGTGGTDGLAFFTSVIKKLAAL; encoded by the coding sequence GTGACGGTCACCACCACCCCCGGGGGAGCCCCCTCCGGGAACACCCGGATCGGAGTCGTCACCTTCCCGGGGACGCTCGACGACCGGGACACCCTGCGGGCCGTACGGCTCGCGGGGGCCGAGCCGGTCCCCCTCTGGCACCGGGACAAGGACCTGAAGCAGGTCGACGCCGTGGTCCTCCCCGGCGGCTTCTCCTACGGCGACTATCTGCGGGCCGGGGCCATTTCCCGGTTCTCCCCCGTCATGGAGACGGTCATCGACCAGGCCAGGGCCGGTATGCCGGTCCTGGGCATCTGCAATGGCTTCCAGGTCCTCACCGAGACGCATCTGCTGCCCGGTGCCATGCTCCGGAACAACCATCTCCACTTCGTCTGCCGTAACCAGCGGCTGCGGGTGGAGAACGCGGACACCGCCTGGACCTCCGATTACGAGCAGGGCCAGGAGATCTCCGTCCCCCTGAAGAACATCGACGGCCGCTATGTCGCCGATGAGCGGGTGCTGGACGAGCTGGAGGCGGAGGGCCGTGTCGTCTTCCGCTATCGGGACCTCAACCCGAACGGCTCCCTCCGGGACATCGCCGGCATCACCAACGCCGAGGGCAACGTCGTCGGCCTCATGCCCCACCCCGAGCACGCCGTGGAGCCGCTGATCGGCACCGGCGGCACCGATGGGCTCGCCTTCTTCACCTCCGTCATCAAGAAGTTGGCCGCTCTGTGA
- a CDS encoding ArsR/SmtB family transcription factor: MEWEERFAALERRVAALEEQPRRTPPPPASTAEVFWALEGLKERLTGAGAAADGGGVLFTGSVRLRDDERYEWQYGALTGELLEADWTETADAFAALGNAVRLRLLHEVVGGRDTAAALAELEDLGTTGQIYHHLRQLTGAGWLRTAGRGRYQVPPRRMVPLLVMLTAARPE, from the coding sequence ATGGAGTGGGAGGAACGGTTCGCCGCGCTGGAGCGCCGGGTGGCCGCACTGGAGGAACAGCCCCGGCGGACGCCGCCGCCACCCGCGTCGACGGCCGAGGTCTTCTGGGCGCTGGAAGGGCTCAAGGAGCGGCTGACCGGCGCCGGAGCGGCGGCCGATGGCGGCGGGGTGCTCTTCACCGGCTCCGTGCGGCTGCGGGACGACGAGCGCTACGAGTGGCAGTACGGCGCCCTCACCGGCGAACTGCTCGAAGCGGACTGGACGGAGACGGCCGACGCCTTCGCCGCCCTCGGCAACGCCGTCCGGCTGCGGCTGCTCCACGAGGTCGTCGGCGGCCGGGACACCGCCGCCGCGCTGGCGGAGCTGGAGGACCTCGGGACCACCGGCCAGATCTACCACCATCTGCGCCAGCTCACCGGCGCGGGCTGGCTGCGGACCGCGGGGCGCGGCCGCTATCAGGTGCCGCCCCGGCGGATGGTCCCCCTGCTGGTCATGCTCACGGCGGCCCGCCCGGAGTAG
- a CDS encoding response regulator transcription factor has translation MTVVRVLLADDEHLIRGALAALLSLEDDLDVVAEAASGTEALAMARAHRPDVAVLDLQMPGADGVSVATSLRGELPHCRTMIVTSHGLPGHLKRALEAGVRGFVPKTLSAQRLAEIIRAVHAGSRYVDPELAADAISAGDSPLTAREAEVLALAADGAPIAEIAERASLSQGTVRNYLSSAVSKLGAENRHTAVRLARHRGWV, from the coding sequence GTGACGGTGGTACGCGTACTGCTCGCCGACGACGAGCATCTGATCCGGGGGGCGCTGGCGGCGCTGCTCTCGCTGGAGGACGACCTCGACGTCGTCGCCGAGGCGGCGTCGGGCACGGAGGCGCTGGCCATGGCACGGGCGCACCGCCCCGATGTGGCCGTCCTCGATCTCCAGATGCCGGGCGCCGACGGTGTGAGTGTCGCCACATCGCTCCGGGGGGAACTGCCCCACTGCCGAACGATGATCGTCACCAGCCATGGGCTGCCGGGCCATCTGAAACGGGCCCTGGAGGCAGGTGTGCGGGGGTTTGTCCCGAAGACCCTCAGCGCCCAGCGGCTCGCGGAGATCATCCGTGCCGTCCATGCGGGAAGCCGCTATGTGGACCCGGAGTTGGCCGCCGACGCGATCTCCGCCGGGGACTCGCCGCTGACCGCCCGGGAGGCCGAGGTGCTGGCGCTGGCGGCGGACGGGGCCCCCATCGCGGAGATCGCCGAGCGGGCCTCGCTGTCGCAGGGGACCGTACGGAACTACCTCTCGTCGGCCGTGTCGAAGCTGGGGGCCGAGAACCGTCATACGGCGGTGCGTCTCGCCCGTCATCGCGGTTGGGTATAG
- a CDS encoding sensor histidine kinase — protein MEQWGSAVRVKGLSGRWSERSRLVKVDLYTRGTIYLVIWSAVSVVAALLVLQSATGTLSPLPALAAVALTLAHGLVCARLARRAMDTYLGQDEVPRGLLGWATALTCAESFVALLLVRSGTPEALEALPGLLSCVVLPLSAGYALLVRNRVTALAHLGVLAAVFALTSLTGMGLGQRIFTAVFVTFASAWLAWTGRASLWVLAVMWELREARDVQARLAVAEERLRFGRDLHDVLGRNLAVVALKSELAVQLARRGRPEAVDQMLEVQQIAQDSQREVREVVRGYREADLRAELEGARSVLEAAGITCTVVLGRLELPGEVESTLGWVVREAATNVLRHGDPRRCTISVGEVDGTALLVVENDGAGPHPAPAASATPAASAASAPERPGTGLAGLRERLSAVGGELETDSGRTGRFRLLARIPLDPTGTGTGGGIGRERAADGGGNTTIGGGTG, from the coding sequence ATGGAGCAGTGGGGCAGCGCAGTGCGGGTGAAGGGTTTGAGCGGTCGCTGGAGCGAACGCAGCAGACTGGTCAAGGTCGACCTCTACACCCGGGGCACGATCTATCTCGTCATCTGGTCCGCGGTCTCCGTGGTGGCGGCGCTGCTCGTCCTCCAGAGCGCCACCGGCACGCTCTCCCCGCTCCCGGCCCTGGCGGCGGTGGCCCTCACCCTCGCCCACGGTCTCGTCTGCGCCCGGCTGGCCCGCCGGGCGATGGACACCTATCTCGGACAGGACGAGGTGCCCCGTGGGCTGCTCGGCTGGGCGACGGCCCTGACCTGCGCCGAGAGCTTCGTGGCCCTGCTCCTGGTGCGGTCGGGCACGCCCGAGGCACTGGAGGCCCTGCCGGGTCTGCTCTCCTGTGTGGTCCTGCCCCTCAGCGCCGGATACGCCCTGCTGGTGCGGAACCGGGTCACCGCGCTGGCCCATCTGGGGGTGCTGGCGGCGGTCTTCGCCCTGACCTCCCTGACCGGGATGGGGCTGGGGCAACGGATCTTCACCGCCGTGTTCGTCACCTTCGCGAGCGCGTGGCTGGCCTGGACCGGCCGGGCCTCCCTGTGGGTCCTGGCGGTGATGTGGGAACTGCGGGAGGCCCGCGATGTGCAGGCGCGGCTCGCGGTCGCCGAGGAGCGGCTGCGCTTCGGCCGCGATCTCCATGACGTCCTCGGGCGGAATCTCGCCGTCGTCGCGCTGAAGAGCGAACTCGCGGTGCAGCTCGCCCGGCGGGGCCGTCCCGAGGCCGTGGACCAGATGCTGGAGGTCCAGCAGATCGCGCAGGACTCCCAGCGTGAGGTGCGGGAGGTCGTGCGCGGCTATCGCGAGGCCGATCTGCGGGCCGAGCTGGAGGGCGCCCGGAGCGTGCTGGAGGCGGCCGGGATCACCTGCACCGTCGTCCTGGGCCGGCTGGAGCTGCCGGGGGAGGTCGAGTCGACGCTGGGGTGGGTGGTCCGCGAGGCCGCGACCAACGTCCTGCGGCACGGTGACCCCCGGCGGTGCACCATCTCGGTGGGCGAGGTCGACGGCACGGCGCTGCTGGTCGTCGAGAACGACGGAGCGGGGCCGCACCCGGCCCCGGCCGCTTCGGCCACCCCGGCCGCTTCGGCTGCTTCGGCACCGGAACGTCCGGGCACCGGCCTCGCGGGGCTGCGGGAGCGGCTCTCCGCCGTGGGCGGGGAGCTGGAGACCGACTCCGGCCGGACGGGGCGCTTCCGGCTGCTGGCCCGGATACCCCTCGACCCCACCGGTACGGGTACGGGTGGCGGCATCGGCCGCGAACGGGCGGCCGACGGCGGCGGAAACACGACCATCGGGGGAGGCACCGGGTGA
- a CDS encoding META domain-containing protein encodes MSATLTAIALLALAACGTESGSGSGGGGADGRNDSARTAEGAGLPLTGVRWTVDSVTADGRRSTAPPGAYIELTEKGRAQGSYGCNRFGAEAVLRGATLTVAPAELTTVACSDEIHGFEKTLSGVFTGRLTARLDGKRLTLTSPAGDTVALVDEGPAPLTGTTWTVTSLTTRDVSESLPAGTEGSAHLTFAKNGRIGGRLGCNTFRGTGKISGQEITVQDLVSTKRLCMGTGGQVEAHLLKVLDGTVTYRLEGRELALTGATGAGVHAVAAR; translated from the coding sequence TTGAGCGCCACCCTCACCGCCATCGCCCTGCTCGCCCTCGCCGCCTGCGGCACCGAGTCCGGCTCCGGGTCCGGGGGTGGTGGTGCGGATGGCCGGAACGACTCCGCGCGGACCGCCGAAGGGGCCGGGCTGCCGCTGACCGGGGTGCGCTGGACCGTCGACAGCGTCACCGCCGACGGCCGCCGCTCCACCGCGCCCCCCGGGGCGTACATCGAGCTGACGGAGAAGGGCCGGGCGCAGGGCAGCTACGGCTGCAACCGCTTCGGCGCGGAGGCCGTGCTCCGGGGCGCCACCCTCACCGTCGCACCCGCCGAGCTGACCACGGTCGCCTGCTCCGACGAGATCCATGGCTTCGAGAAGACCCTGTCGGGCGTCTTCACCGGCCGGCTGACCGCCCGGCTCGACGGCAAGCGGCTCACGCTCACCTCGCCCGCCGGGGACACCGTCGCCCTCGTCGACGAGGGCCCCGCCCCGCTGACGGGCACCACCTGGACGGTCACCTCCCTGACCACGCGGGATGTCTCCGAGTCGCTGCCCGCCGGGACGGAGGGCTCCGCGCATCTGACCTTCGCGAAGAACGGTCGGATCGGCGGGCGGCTCGGCTGCAACACCTTCCGGGGCACCGGGAAGATATCCGGCCAGGAGATCACCGTTCAGGACCTCGTCAGCACCAAGAGGCTCTGCATGGGTACGGGCGGACAGGTCGAGGCCCATCTGCTGAAGGTGCTCGACGGCACGGTGACCTATCGGCTGGAGGGTCGGGAACTCGCCCTCACCGGAGCGACCGGGGCGGGCGTCCACGCGGTGGCCGCACGGTAG
- the purL gene encoding phosphoribosylformylglycinamidine synthase subunit PurL, giving the protein MSLDTVKHATDTPEAEQPWAELGLKQDEYERIREILGRRPTGAELAMYSVMWSEHCSYKSSKVHLRQFGEKAPENDALLVGIGENAGVVDVGQGYAVTFKVESHNHPSYIEPYQGAATGIGGIVRDILAMGARPVAVVDPLRFGAADHPDTKRVLPGVVAGIGGYGNCLGLPNIGGEVVFDPCYQGNPLVNAGCIGVMKHEDIHLAQASGPGNKVILYGARTGGDGIGGVSVLASETFESTGPAKRPAVQVGDPFQEKLLIECTLEIFAEKLVAGIQDLGGAGLSCATSELASAGDGGMRVDLDTVPLRDASLSPEEILMSESQERMCAIVEPGKVARFLEICEKWDVIATVIGEVTDGDRLEIFWHGEQIVDVPPRTVAHEGPVYERPYARPAWQDALQADDAGKLPRPETAEELRAQVLKVVASPNQASKAWITDQYDRFVQGNTVLAQPEDAGMIRIDEETDLGVAMATDGNGRYAKLDPYAGAQLALAEAYRNVAASGARPLAVSDCLNFGSPEDPGVMWQFAEATRGLADACQQLGTPVTGGNVSLYNQTGETAIHPTPVVAVLGVIDDVTRRTPIGFGEEGQLLYLLGDTREEFGGSAWSQVVHDHLGGLPPAVDLERERLLGEILISASRDGMIDAAHDLSDGGLIQAVTESALRGGTGARLVVPDGLSAFTFLFSESAGRAVVSVPRSEELRFTDMCGARGLPATRIGVVDGDGIEIQGEFTLSLDELRTAHEETVPALFA; this is encoded by the coding sequence ATGAGCCTCGACACCGTCAAGCACGCCACCGACACCCCCGAGGCCGAACAGCCCTGGGCCGAACTGGGGCTGAAGCAGGACGAGTACGAGCGGATCCGGGAGATCCTGGGCCGCCGCCCCACCGGGGCCGAGCTGGCGATGTACTCCGTCATGTGGTCCGAGCACTGCTCGTACAAGTCCAGCAAGGTCCATCTGCGGCAGTTCGGTGAGAAGGCGCCCGAGAACGACGCCCTGCTCGTCGGCATCGGGGAGAACGCCGGAGTCGTCGACGTCGGCCAGGGGTACGCGGTGACCTTCAAGGTCGAGTCGCACAACCACCCCTCCTACATCGAGCCCTACCAGGGCGCCGCGACCGGGATCGGGGGCATCGTCCGCGACATCCTGGCCATGGGCGCCCGTCCCGTCGCCGTGGTCGACCCGCTGCGCTTCGGCGCCGCGGACCACCCCGACACCAAGCGGGTGCTGCCCGGCGTGGTCGCGGGCATCGGCGGCTACGGCAACTGCCTGGGCCTGCCCAATATCGGCGGCGAGGTCGTCTTCGACCCCTGCTACCAGGGCAACCCGCTGGTCAACGCGGGCTGCATCGGGGTCATGAAGCACGAGGACATCCACCTCGCGCAGGCTTCGGGCCCCGGCAACAAGGTCATCCTGTACGGGGCCCGCACCGGCGGCGACGGCATCGGCGGCGTCTCCGTGCTCGCCTCCGAGACCTTCGAGTCCACCGGCCCCGCCAAGCGGCCCGCCGTCCAGGTGGGTGACCCGTTCCAGGAGAAGCTGCTCATCGAGTGCACCCTGGAGATCTTCGCGGAGAAGCTGGTCGCGGGCATCCAGGACCTCGGCGGCGCCGGACTCTCCTGCGCCACCTCCGAGCTGGCCAGCGCCGGTGACGGCGGTATGCGGGTCGACCTGGACACCGTGCCGCTGCGCGACGCCTCCCTCTCGCCCGAGGAAATCCTCATGAGCGAGTCGCAGGAGCGCATGTGCGCGATCGTCGAGCCCGGCAAGGTCGCGCGCTTCCTGGAGATCTGCGAGAAGTGGGACGTCATCGCCACCGTCATCGGTGAGGTGACCGACGGCGACCGGCTGGAGATCTTCTGGCACGGCGAGCAGATCGTGGACGTACCGCCGCGGACCGTCGCCCACGAGGGCCCGGTGTACGAGCGCCCCTACGCCCGCCCCGCGTGGCAGGACGCCCTCCAGGCCGACGACGCGGGGAAGCTGCCCCGGCCGGAGACGGCCGAGGAGCTGCGCGCGCAGGTGCTGAAGGTCGTGGCCTCGCCGAACCAGGCGTCCAAGGCGTGGATCACGGATCAGTACGACCGTTTCGTCCAGGGCAACACCGTGCTGGCGCAGCCCGAGGACGCGGGCATGATCCGGATCGACGAGGAGACCGACCTCGGCGTCGCCATGGCCACCGACGGCAACGGCCGCTACGCGAAGCTGGACCCCTACGCCGGGGCGCAGCTCGCGCTGGCGGAGGCGTACCGCAATGTCGCCGCGTCCGGTGCCCGGCCGCTCGCGGTCTCGGACTGCCTGAACTTCGGCTCCCCGGAGGACCCGGGGGTCATGTGGCAGTTCGCCGAGGCCACCCGGGGGCTCGCCGACGCCTGTCAGCAGCTCGGCACCCCGGTCACCGGCGGCAATGTCTCGCTCTACAACCAGACCGGCGAGACGGCGATCCACCCGACGCCCGTGGTCGCGGTCCTCGGCGTGATCGACGACGTCACCCGGCGCACCCCGATCGGCTTCGGGGAGGAGGGCCAGCTCCTCTATCTCCTCGGGGACACCCGGGAGGAGTTCGGCGGCTCGGCCTGGTCGCAGGTGGTCCACGACCACCTCGGCGGACTGCCGCCCGCGGTCGACCTGGAGCGGGAGCGGCTGCTTGGCGAGATCCTGATCTCAGCCTCCCGGGACGGGATGATCGACGCTGCCCACGACCTCTCGGACGGCGGTCTGATCCAGGCCGTGACCGAGTCCGCCCTGCGCGGCGGCACGGGCGCCCGGCTGGTCGTCCCCGACGGTCTGTCCGCGTTCACCTTCCTCTTCTCCGAGTCGGCGGGACGGGCGGTGGTCTCGGTGCCGCGCAGCGAGGAGCTGCGCTTCACGGACATGTGCGGCGCCCGGGGGCTGCCCGCGACCCGGATCGGGGTCGTGGACGGCGACGGGATCGAGATCCAGGGCGAGTTCACGCTCTCCCTGGACGAGCTGCGGACCGCGCACGAGGAGACCGTTCCGGCGCTGTTCGCGTAG
- the purS gene encoding phosphoribosylformylglycinamidine synthase subunit PurS, which produces MARVVVDVMLKPEILDPQGQAVQRALPRLGFDGIADVRQGKRFELEVEGPVDEAALARIHEMAETFLANTVIEDFIVKVES; this is translated from the coding sequence GTGGCACGCGTCGTAGTCGACGTCATGCTCAAGCCCGAGATCCTCGACCCGCAGGGACAGGCTGTGCAGCGCGCACTGCCCCGCCTGGGATTCGACGGCATCGCGGACGTCCGTCAGGGAAAGCGTTTCGAGCTGGAGGTGGAGGGGCCGGTCGACGAGGCCGCCCTCGCCCGCATCCACGAGATGGCTGAAACGTTCCTCGCCAACACCGTCATCGAGGACTTCATCGTGAAGGTGGAGTCGTGA